Part of the Cloacibacterium caeni genome is shown below.
TATTATCTGCTGAAAATGTTTTAGTTTTTTGTCTATACTGTGATAATTGAAATTCATTAATAAAGCTCATAATTACTTTATGATTTTTGTTACACTATATTCTTCTTTTACATCTCTTAATTCTATAGCCTTATCTAAATAAAAATTTGGATATTTTTTAAATTCTTCCCACTTAACCGACTTTATATATGAACATTCTCCATGATAAACTAATGAACCATTCGAACACAAACTTGTTTCTTGTTGTTTTTTATTAAACATATTTTCTCTTAAAATCTGAAATAAGAAAAGTGTATTATAATTAGTACAATTGCAAATACTATCATAATTTATATAATAACTATAACTTCCAAACTCATCAGGTAAAACAACTGCCAAAATACCATTTGATAAACTTGTACGACCTTGTCTGGTATATTCTTTTAATGAATATGAAATTTCCCAAGGAATCCATTGATTTTTTTCATCTTGCATTGTATTTTTCATTCCTTTTGAAACAATTACAATTGTGATACTACTATCATATATCTTATCCCTAAGACTAGATGCAATATATTCATCTGAAAAATCGGCAAGACTTTGTCCATCATCTTCACCTTTGTAAATATGATCTTCACTTGATAAAATATTAGACAATTCATTCACATAATGTCTAACTTTTGTTTGGACTTTTTGCTTGCCCCAAAAAGTATCTTCATAGATATTTAAATCTTCTACACTTGTGTCACCATACTTATACGAAACAAAAACTTTTCTTCCCACAATACTATATTTTTTCCATTAAAAACTTTTGAAATAAACTCATATAACCATAATCTTTAAGAAACCTCTCGTTTTTTTGTTCTTCGGGTAAA
Proteins encoded:
- a CDS encoding TIR domain-containing protein, with amino-acid sequence MGRKVFVSYKYGDTSVEDLNIYEDTFWGKQKVQTKVRHYVNELSNILSSEDHIYKGEDDGQSLADFSDEYIASSLRDKIYDSSITIVIVSKGMKNTMQDEKNQWIPWEISYSLKEYTRQGRTSLSNGILAVVLPDEFGSYSYYINYDSICNCTNYNTLFLFQILRENMFNKKQQETSLCSNGSLVYHGECSYIKSVKWEEFKKYPNFYLDKAIELRDVKEEYSVTKIIK